The proteins below come from a single Streptomyces sp. M92 genomic window:
- a CDS encoding putative leader peptide, giving the protein MVLLDVSEKAPGTLLVARLHVDLCRLNSAIC; this is encoded by the coding sequence ATGGTTCTTCTCGACGTGAGCGAAAAGGCGCCGGGCACGCTGCTCGTGGCGCGGCTGCACGTCGACCTGTGCAGGCTGAACAGCGCCATCTGTTGA
- a CDS encoding M67 family metallopeptidase, translated as MLTITQALYDQIVAHARADHPDEACGVVAGPVGEGRPERFVPMLNAARSPTFYEFDSQDLLKLYREMDDRDEEPVVIYHSHTATEAYPSRTDITYANEPGAHYVLVSTADTDGAGEFQFRSFRILDGEVTEEEVKVVDAY; from the coding sequence ATGCTGACCATCACCCAGGCCCTGTACGACCAGATCGTCGCCCACGCGCGCGCGGACCACCCCGACGAGGCGTGCGGCGTGGTGGCCGGTCCTGTGGGCGAGGGCCGCCCCGAGCGGTTCGTCCCGATGCTCAACGCGGCCCGCTCGCCCACCTTCTACGAGTTCGACTCGCAGGACCTGCTCAAGCTCTACCGCGAGATGGACGACCGCGACGAGGAGCCGGTGGTCATCTACCACTCCCACACCGCCACCGAGGCCTACCCCTCCCGCACCGACATCACCTACGCCAACGAACCCGGCGCCCACTACGTCCTGGTCTCCACCGCCGACACCGACGGCGCCGGAGAATTCCAGTTCCGCTCGTTCCGCATCCTGGACGGAGAGGTGACGGAGGAGGAGGTCAAGGTCGTGGACGCGTACTGA
- a CDS encoding amino acid permease: MTSAQVDTEKAPEEGYERGLNSRQVQMIAIGGAIGVGLFLGAGANIAKAGPSIILMYALAGVIIFFIMRALGELLLYRPVSGSFAEYSREFLGPFFGYFTGWTYWLMWVVTGMAELTAAAIYIHYWFPEIPQWVSALVFLVLLFVANLISVKLFGEIEFWFSMVKVTAIIGMIVIGIGVLTLGFSQAGDTAAVSNLWEFDGFFPKGIGSSLMTLQGVMFAYLAVELVGVTAGESENPEKTLPRAINTLPWRIALFYVGALTVILAVVKWTEFAEGVSPFVEAFAVIGIPAGAGIVNFVVLTAALSSCNSGMYSTGRMLRTLADNGEAPGVFRRLSSTKTPAIGIGVSVVFMGIGVVLNYTVPEKAFGYVTSVATAAGIWTWLMILISHVRYRSKVVAGRLPASSFPAPGGSVCSWIAIVFLLFVTCLIAYDADARVCLYVMAGWAAALGIGWAVLKSRNPEVTERRGEPDLEKIV; encoded by the coding sequence ATGACCTCTGCGCAGGTCGACACGGAGAAAGCACCCGAAGAGGGCTACGAGCGCGGACTCAACAGCCGTCAGGTCCAGATGATCGCGATCGGCGGCGCCATCGGCGTCGGTCTCTTCCTGGGTGCCGGGGCCAACATCGCCAAGGCCGGGCCCAGCATCATCCTCATGTACGCCCTCGCGGGCGTGATCATCTTCTTCATCATGCGGGCACTCGGCGAGCTGCTCCTCTACCGCCCCGTCTCCGGCTCCTTCGCCGAGTACTCGCGGGAGTTCCTCGGCCCCTTCTTCGGATACTTCACCGGCTGGACGTACTGGCTGATGTGGGTGGTCACCGGCATGGCGGAGCTCACCGCCGCCGCCATCTACATCCACTACTGGTTCCCGGAGATCCCGCAATGGGTCTCCGCCCTCGTCTTCCTCGTCCTGCTCTTCGTCGCCAACCTGATCTCGGTCAAGCTGTTCGGCGAGATCGAGTTCTGGTTCTCGATGGTCAAGGTCACCGCCATCATCGGCATGATCGTGATCGGCATCGGCGTCCTCACCCTGGGCTTCAGCCAGGCCGGCGACACCGCCGCCGTCTCCAACCTGTGGGAGTTCGACGGCTTCTTCCCCAAGGGCATCGGCTCGTCCCTGATGACCCTCCAGGGCGTCATGTTCGCCTACCTCGCCGTCGAGCTGGTCGGCGTCACCGCCGGCGAGTCGGAGAACCCGGAGAAGACCCTGCCCAGGGCGATCAACACCCTGCCCTGGCGCATCGCCCTCTTCTACGTCGGCGCCCTCACCGTCATCCTGGCGGTGGTCAAGTGGACCGAGTTCGCCGAGGGCGTCAGCCCGTTCGTGGAGGCCTTCGCGGTCATCGGCATCCCGGCCGGCGCCGGCATCGTCAACTTCGTCGTGCTCACCGCCGCCCTGTCCTCCTGCAACTCCGGCATGTACTCCACGGGCCGCATGCTGCGCACCCTCGCGGACAACGGCGAGGCCCCCGGCGTCTTCAGGCGGCTGTCGTCCACCAAGACCCCGGCCATCGGCATCGGCGTCTCGGTGGTCTTCATGGGCATCGGCGTGGTCCTCAACTACACCGTCCCCGAGAAGGCGTTCGGCTACGTCACCTCCGTGGCCACCGCCGCCGGCATCTGGACCTGGCTGATGATCCTGATCAGCCACGTCAGGTACCGGAGCAAGGTCGTCGCGGGCCGCCTGCCCGCCTCCTCCTTCCCGGCGCCGGGCGGCTCGGTGTGCTCCTGGATCGCCATCGTCTTCCTCCTCTTCGTCACCTGCCTGATCGCCTACGACGCCGACGCCCGCGTCTGCCTGTACGTGATGGCCGGCTGGGCCGCCGCCCTCGGCATCGGCTGGGCCGTGCTCAAGAGCCGCAACCCGGAGGTCACCGAGCGGCGTGGCGAGCCCGACCTCGAGAAGATCGTCTGA
- a CDS encoding DUF2017 domain-containing protein: MPGQFEPLPGGGAAVALDDVEISIIRSLAVQLLELIGPGPAEDASGDPLAELFAEGPSEPPSDPVLRRLFPDAYGDPAAAPQAAEAEEQRASSAEFRRYTENDLRAGKRDNALAVVRTLDALSSASAGEDGAVLKLSPEESQQWLRALNDLRLAIGSRLEIADEDDTDLLYRLPDEDPRKPMVMAYLWLGGLQESLVSTLMP; this comes from the coding sequence ATGCCAGGACAGTTCGAACCGCTCCCCGGCGGCGGCGCGGCCGTCGCCCTCGACGACGTCGAGATCTCCATCATCCGGTCCCTGGCCGTGCAGCTCCTGGAGCTGATCGGCCCCGGTCCCGCCGAGGACGCCTCCGGCGACCCGCTCGCCGAGCTCTTCGCCGAGGGCCCGAGCGAGCCGCCCTCCGACCCCGTGCTGCGACGCCTGTTCCCGGACGCCTACGGCGACCCCGCCGCCGCCCCGCAGGCCGCGGAGGCCGAGGAGCAGCGGGCCTCCTCCGCAGAGTTCCGCCGCTACACCGAGAACGACCTGCGGGCCGGCAAGCGCGACAACGCCCTCGCGGTGGTCCGCACCCTGGACGCCCTCTCCTCGGCGTCGGCGGGCGAGGACGGCGCGGTGCTGAAGCTGTCGCCCGAGGAGTCCCAGCAGTGGCTGCGCGCCCTGAACGACCTGCGCCTGGCGATCGGCTCCCGGCTGGAGATCGCCGACGAGGACGACACGGACCTGCTCTACCGGCTCCCCGACGAGGACCCGCGCAAGCCGATGGTGATGGCGTACCTGTGGCTCGGTGGGCTCCAGGAGTCGTTGGTATCGACCCTCATGCCCTGA
- the clpS gene encoding ATP-dependent Clp protease adapter ClpS: protein MGHVTAAAPMEIEKTESAEEVFAVPEPDVPWVTIVHNDPVNLMSYVTYVFQSYFGYSKDKATKLMMDVHHKGRAVVSSGSREEMERDVQAMHGYGLWATLQQDRK, encoded by the coding sequence ATGGGCCATGTGACGGCAGCCGCACCCATGGAGATCGAGAAGACCGAGTCGGCGGAGGAGGTCTTCGCCGTACCCGAGCCCGACGTGCCCTGGGTGACGATCGTGCACAACGACCCCGTCAACCTCATGAGCTACGTGACGTACGTCTTCCAGTCCTACTTCGGCTACTCGAAGGACAAGGCGACCAAGCTCATGATGGACGTCCACCACAAGGGCCGGGCGGTGGTGTCCAGCGGCTCGCGCGAGGAGATGGAGCGGGACGTCCAGGCCATGCACGGCTACGGTCTGTGGGCCACCCTCCAGCAGGACCGGAAGTGA
- a CDS encoding nicotinate phosphoribosyltransferase — MNTADLGLPVDVPSTALFTDQYELTMLRAALKAGTAGRRSVFEVFTRRLPNGRRYGVVAGTGRVLDAVENFRFDAGVLRFLRERDIVDEETLDWLAQYRFSGDIWGYPEGEVYFPGSPIMRVEGTFGECVLLETVILSILNHDSAIAAAASRMASAAGDRPLIEMGARRTHELAAVAAARSAYVGGFATTSDLAAGFRYNIPTVGTSAHAFTLLHDNERDAFRAQVEAMGRGTTLLVDTYDVAEAVRTAVEIAGPELGAVRIDSGDLLLVAHRVRQQLDELGARDTKIVVTSDLDEYAIASLAAAPVDAYGVGTQLVTGSGHPTASMVYKLVARAESGEEGAPLVPVAKRSSGGKTSVGGRKWAARRLDSHGYAEAEVVGTGPVPDDLAGRQLLVELVKGGDVVAREPLDAARDRHAAARAGLPLSATQLSRGEPVIPTEYAHEGSGS; from the coding sequence ATGAACACAGCGGACCTTGGGCTGCCGGTGGACGTCCCCTCGACGGCGCTCTTCACGGACCAGTACGAGCTGACGATGCTGCGGGCCGCCCTGAAGGCGGGCACGGCCGGGCGGCGCAGCGTGTTCGAGGTCTTCACGCGGCGACTGCCCAACGGGCGGCGCTACGGCGTCGTGGCGGGCACCGGGCGGGTGCTGGACGCGGTGGAGAACTTCCGCTTCGACGCGGGCGTCCTGCGCTTCCTGCGCGAGCGGGACATCGTCGACGAGGAGACCCTGGACTGGCTCGCCCAGTACCGCTTCAGCGGCGACATCTGGGGCTACCCCGAGGGCGAGGTGTACTTCCCGGGCTCCCCGATCATGCGGGTGGAGGGGACCTTCGGCGAGTGCGTGCTGCTGGAGACGGTGATCCTCTCCATCCTCAACCACGACTCGGCGATCGCCGCGGCCGCCTCCCGGATGGCCTCGGCCGCCGGGGACCGCCCACTGATCGAGATGGGCGCCCGCCGCACCCACGAGCTGGCCGCGGTCGCCGCCGCCCGCTCCGCCTACGTCGGCGGCTTCGCGACCACCTCCGACCTGGCCGCCGGCTTCCGCTACAACATCCCCACCGTCGGCACCTCCGCCCACGCCTTCACCCTGCTCCACGACAACGAGCGCGACGCCTTCCGGGCCCAGGTGGAGGCGATGGGCAGGGGCACGACGCTGCTCGTGGACACCTACGACGTCGCCGAGGCCGTCCGCACGGCCGTGGAGATCGCCGGGCCCGAGCTGGGCGCCGTGCGCATCGACTCCGGCGACCTGCTGCTGGTCGCCCACCGGGTGCGCCAGCAGCTGGACGAGCTGGGCGCCCGGGACACGAAGATCGTCGTGACCTCGGACCTGGACGAGTACGCCATCGCCTCGCTGGCGGCGGCGCCCGTGGACGCGTACGGCGTCGGCACCCAGCTGGTGACCGGCTCCGGGCACCCGACGGCCTCCATGGTCTACAAGCTGGTCGCCCGCGCCGAGTCCGGCGAGGAGGGGGCGCCGCTGGTGCCGGTGGCGAAGAGGTCCAGCGGCGGCAAGACCTCGGTCGGCGGCCGCAAGTGGGCCGCCCGGCGGCTGGACTCCCACGGGTACGCCGAGGCCGAGGTGGTCGGCACCGGGCCGGTGCCCGACGACCTCGCCGGCCGGCAGCTCCTGGTCGAGCTGGTCAAGGGCGGCGACGTGGTCGCCCGCGAGCCGCTGGACGCCGCCCGGGACCGGCACGCGGCCGCCCGCGCGGGCCTCCCGCTGTCCGCGACGCAGCTCTCCCGAGGGGAACCCGTCATTCCGACGGAGTACGCGCACGAGGGCTCGGGTAGCTAA